AGCATCCGTCACACGCCGGTCGCTTGGCGTCGCACACAGCCCTCCCGTGCGTGATCAGGTCGAAGTTCATCCGATACCACACCTGCCGAGGAAACACCGCCATCAAGTCGCGCTCGATCTTGTCGGGGTTCTTCTCGGAGGACAGACCGAGGCGGTGCGCGAGTCGCAGCACGTGCGTGTCGACGGCGATGCCGACCACGACTCCGAAGGCTGTGCCCAGCACGATGTTGGCGGTCTTCCTCGCGACGCCGGGCAGGCGCGTGAGATCCTCCATGGTGTTCGGGACCTGGCCGTCGTACTCGGCGACGACGATCTTCGCGGTCGCGATGATGCTGCGGGCCTTCTGCCTGAAGAACCCGAGCGAGTGCACGAGAGCCTCGACGTCCTCCTGCTCGGCTTTGGCCAGCGCCGCCGCATCCGGGTAGGCGGCGAACAGCGCGGGGGTGGCCTTGTTGACGGCGGCATCGGTGGTCTGAGCGGAGAGGATCACTGCGATGAGCAGCTCCCATGGATCGCCGAAGTGCAATGCGGGCTCAGGGTCCCCGTAGGCGGCCTCGAGCCTCTCGGCGTAGAGTCCGGCCAGGCGGCGGCGCTCGGCATCGTCGAGCATCGGTATCGGCTCTTGGGGCACGGGGCGCTCCTTCCTGTGGTGGCTAGCTTCGAACAGGCCCGCAAAGCGCGGGTCCCTGTGAATCATACCGCGCTTCCTGCTTGACCGGCCACGATATCGGGGATACCCTACGTGAGCCCCGCGCCGAACGATCGTCGCGGGTTAGCCACGTTTGCCGGACCCGCCCCGCCCCGTCGTGCTCGCCAAGAGGAGCCGCTTTCATGTCGATCATCCGCTACCTGTCCGCCGACCTCGCCCACACCAAGGCATGGTCCGCCATCGCCGCCGCATTCGCCGAGAACATCGATGCGGCCGTCTCGACGCCAGCTGCCGTAAGGCCGCTGCTCGCCTCGGCGATTGCCGACGGTTTCGGGGGCCCGATCCTGTGCGTCGTCGCAGGCGAGGAGGGCGCGGCCCGCTTCGCCAACACGGCGGCGGCGCTCCTGGGCGCAGAGCGGGTGCTGCGCTATCCCGAGGCGAAGGTGTTGCCGTGGGTTCCCGACGGCCGCGATATCGAGGGCGTCGGCATGCGCGCCCGGGCGCTCCATGCGCTTGCCACCGGTCGCTCGGTGCTTGTGGTCGCAAGTGCTAGGTCGCTGCTGCGAGCGGTGGCGCCGCAAGGCAGCCAGGTCTTCGATCCGCTGGCACTTACGGTCGGCGACGAGCACGACATGGCCGAGATATCCGCACGCCTCGCACGCATGGGCTACGACCGCGTCGAGGCCGCCAGCGCACGTGGCGAGTTCACGATCCGAGGAGGCGTCCTCGACATCTACCTCAGTGACCTGCCCTATCCGGTGCGCGCCGAGTTCTTCGGCGACCAGATCGAGTCGCTGCGCAGGTTCGTGCCCGGCACCGGTCAATCGATCGGCCAGATCGACTCAGCCGAGATATTCTGCGCCCGCGAGGTCGCCCTGTCGGGGCGCGCCGTGGAGCGCGCGACGAGAGCCTTGGCGGACCGGGCGGCACTGAGCCCGGTGGTCACGGAGCACCTCGAACTCATGCAGGCCGGCATCTACTTCAACGGCATCGAGCGCTACCTGCCCTTCCTCTACGAGAGCGCGGGCGCGGCCACCGACTACGTCCCGGCCGCGGGATCACTCATCGTCGTGGAGCCGGTCTCGCTCTTCACCGACGCCACCAAGCGCTACGAGGAGGTCGCCGCGCTGGCGAGGTTCGCGCGGGTCAACCCCGATGAAATCTACCTGCGTCCGTCCGGCCTCGACCTGTCGAGCCGCCGAAAGGTGACCATGCTCTCGCTCATGTCGGGTCAGGGCGTCATCGATGCGCGACTCGAGGCGTCGCGACCGGAGCTCTCGGCAAGGCGCGAAGGATTCGCCGAAGGGATGCGAGCGCTGGTGGAACGGGACCTCGCGATCGTCATGGCCGCCTCGGACAGGGAGACCCGCGAGCGCATCACCGAGGAGCTGACGGAGGCTGGCATCTCCTTCGCCGACCTCGGCGGCGAGCCCGGCAGCGGCGGGACCGCGGGCACGCTGCAGCGGCGCGTCGTGCACCTGGCACCCATCGAGATCCCTGCAGGCTTCGTCATGCCCGAGGCGCACCTCGCGCTCATCGCCACCGACGACGTCTTCCCCCGAGCCGCCGCAGCCAAGCAACGGGCGCGCAAGGCGGAGTCCGCGCGTATCACGTTCACGTTCGCGCCGGGCGACTATGTGGTCCACTCGGCGCATGGCATCGCGCTCTTCTCGCAGATGGAGCGCAAGGAGGTCATGGGCATCGAGCGCGACTACCTGGTGCTCATCTATGCCAAGGGCGACAAGCTCTACGTCCCGGTCGAGCAGATCCACAGGATCACCAAGTACGTAGGTGCCGAAGGCCACTCGCCCAAGGTGACCCGCCTCAACACGACGGATTGGTCGAAGGCGACTACCAAGGCGAGGACGGCTGCCAGGAAACTCGCATTCGACCTGGTGGACCTGTACGCGCGCCGCGCGGCGGTCCAAGGCCACGCATTCGCGCCGGACACTCCGTGGCAGGTGGAGATGGAGTCGGCGTTCCCGTACATCGAGACGCCCGACCAGCTAGCCGCGATCGCCGACGTGAAGGCAGACATGGAGTCGCAAAGGCCGATGGACCGCCTGATCTGCGGCGACGTCGGCTACGGCAAGACCGAGGTCGCGATCCGCGCAGCCTTCAAGGCCGCGCAGGAGGGCAAGCAGGTGATGATCCTCTGCCCGACCACCATCCTCGCGCAGCAGCACTTCACGACCTTCTCGGAGAGGTTCGCGCCCTTCGGCGTGCGCGTCGAGGTCCTGTCGCGCTTCCGCACCGCGGCCCAGCAGCGCGCATCGATCGACGGCTTCGCGAAAGGCGAGGTCGAGGTGCTGATCGGCACGCATCGGCTGCTCTCACGCGACGTGTCGCCGCGCTCGCTCGGGCTGGTGATCATCGACGAAGAGCAGCGATTCGGCGTCGAGCACAAGGAGTACCTCAAGAACCTCAGGGAACAGGTCGACATCCTCGCGATGTCGGCGACGCCCATCCCGCGCACACTGCAGATGTCGCTTTCCGGCGTCAGGGACATGAGCGTCATCGACACGGCGCCGTCCAACCGCCACCCCGTGCAGGTCTACGCCGGGCAGTGGGACGAGAACCTGGTTGCCTCGGCGATAAAGAAGGAACTCGACCGTAAAGGGCAGGTCTACTACGTCTCCAACCGGGTCAGGAGCATCGACGACGCCCTCTCGCGCGTGCATCGCGCGGCCCCGGACGCCCGGATCGGCGTCGCGCACGGCAAGATGAACGAGAAGCAGCTCGAAAGCGTGATGGAGGCGTTCTCGGCAAACGAATACGACGTGCTGGTCGCCACCACGATCATCGAGAGCGGCATCGACAACCCGCACTCGAACACGCTCATCATCGAGGATTCCCAGCGCCTGGGCCTCTCCCAGCTCTACCAGCTCAAAGGCCGAGTAGGCCGCAGCCACGTCCGGGCGTTCGCGTACTTCCTCTTCCCGTCGGCAGACGCGCTTACCGAGCAGGCTGCCGAGAGGCTCACCGCGATCCGCGACAACTCCGAACTGGGCGGTGGCATCCGGGTGGCGATGCGCGACCTGGAGATCCGCGGGGCGGGCAACCTCGTGGGCCCCGAGCAGAGCGGTAACATGAGCGCGGTCGGATTCGACCTGTTCGTCGACATGCTTCACGAGGCCGTGATGGAGGCCAAGGGCGAGGAGGTGGCTCCGACCTCGGAGGTCACGATCGATCTCGCGGTGCCAGCCTACCTGCCCGAGGAGTACGCTCCCCGCATGCCCGAGCGGGTGCGCTTCTATCGGCGGATCGCCTCGGCGGCTGACCTTGCGGAGATCGAAGCGATCGAGCGCGATATCGCCGAAACCCTGGGGCCGCTTCCCGAACCCGCCAGGAACCTGCTTGACGTGGCGCGCATCAAGGCGATGGCCACCGAGGCCGGCGTCACAAGCATCTCGCTCGAGCGCGAGAAGGTCGTGATGGGTCCGCTTTCGCTTTCCGACGAGCAGAAAGCGCGCGTCGTCGCTCTTCGCGCGCTCTACTTCGCGAAGCAGGGGACGGTCGCCATCCCGGCGAAATGTGAAGGTTCTGTGATGAGAACTACCTTGAAGTGCCTTGGTGCTATACTTGGCTCCATCGTCTAGCCGATTACCTTGTAGGAGGATTCGTGAGAGTATTCCGCACAGTACTGGCAGGAGTTCTAGCGTTCGGCCTTGCAGTAGGAGCGACCGGATGCGCCCAGGAAGACCTGGCCGCGCGCGTCAATGGCGAGGGCATCCCGATCGCCGTCATCGACGCACAGGTAGATAGGTTGCGGGAAACATCGCCTCAGATGTTCGAAGGGCCAGATGGCGAAGCCAGGCTCCTTGAGTTCCGCCAAGCTGTGCTGAACCGGGAGATCGACGCCATCTTGTGGCGTCAGGCAGCCGAAGAGCGTGGAGTCGAAGTCACTGACGCACAGGTCGAGGAGAGGCTTGAGCAGCTCAGAGCAGGCTTCGTCGACGAGGCGCAGTTCGAGGCCGCCCTGTCGCAGAACGGCATGACTCTCGAGGAGCTCAACGATCAGCTTCGGCAGGAGCTCCTGACAACCGCGCTACTCGCAGAGATCAATCAGGAGACAGAGGTCCTGCCTGAGGAGATCCAGGAATACTACGACGCCAACAAGGCGGTCCAATTCACCGAGCAAGCAGCCAAGCGCGCATCGCACATCCTCTTCGAGACCGCTGATCGGGAGACCGCCGAGCGCGTGCTCGCTGAGATCCGCGCAGGCGGCGACTTCGCAGCACTGGCTGAAGAGCACTCCACGGATACGGCCACAGCAGTGAGCGGTGGCGATCTGGGCTGGCCGACGGTGCCGTTCGTGCCCGAGTTCCAGCAGGCACTGGATGCGCTGGCTATCAACCAGGTATCGGATCTGGTCGAGACCCAGTTCGGCTGGCACATCATCAAGGCGATGGAGCAGCGTCCGGAGCGTGTGATTCCGCTGGAGGAGGTCACCGAGCAGATCGAGCAGAGGATCCTGCAGCAGCGTGATGCCGAAGCGTACCAGTCGCTTCTCGCCGAGCTGCGTGAGACTGCCGACATCGAGATCCTGATCCCCGAGCTGCAGCCGCCTGCTCCTGCAGAGGGCGCCGAGCCAGCACCTGAAGGTGGGTCCGGCCAATAACCATGAGCTCGGATCGAGGGGCGGTTTGATGGGCTCGATAACGATAGTGGGTAGCGGGATCGACGCCGGAAACGGGATGTCGTCCGCTACCCTCGACAG
This genomic interval from Actinomycetota bacterium contains the following:
- the nth gene encoding endonuclease III, whose amino-acid sequence is MPQEPIPMLDDAERRRLAGLYAERLEAAYGDPEPALHFGDPWELLIAVILSAQTTDAAVNKATPALFAAYPDAAALAKAEQEDVEALVHSLGFFRQKARSIIATAKIVVAEYDGQVPNTMEDLTRLPGVARKTANIVLGTAFGVVVGIAVDTHVLRLAHRLGLSSEKNPDKIERDLMAVFPRQVWYRMNFDLITHGRAVCDAKRPACDGCFLADICPSAFKVGRAVHPS
- the mfd gene encoding transcription-repair coupling factor encodes the protein MSIIRYLSADLAHTKAWSAIAAAFAENIDAAVSTPAAVRPLLASAIADGFGGPILCVVAGEEGAARFANTAAALLGAERVLRYPEAKVLPWVPDGRDIEGVGMRARALHALATGRSVLVVASARSLLRAVAPQGSQVFDPLALTVGDEHDMAEISARLARMGYDRVEAASARGEFTIRGGVLDIYLSDLPYPVRAEFFGDQIESLRRFVPGTGQSIGQIDSAEIFCAREVALSGRAVERATRALADRAALSPVVTEHLELMQAGIYFNGIERYLPFLYESAGAATDYVPAAGSLIVVEPVSLFTDATKRYEEVAALARFARVNPDEIYLRPSGLDLSSRRKVTMLSLMSGQGVIDARLEASRPELSARREGFAEGMRALVERDLAIVMAASDRETRERITEELTEAGISFADLGGEPGSGGTAGTLQRRVVHLAPIEIPAGFVMPEAHLALIATDDVFPRAAAAKQRARKAESARITFTFAPGDYVVHSAHGIALFSQMERKEVMGIERDYLVLIYAKGDKLYVPVEQIHRITKYVGAEGHSPKVTRLNTTDWSKATTKARTAARKLAFDLVDLYARRAAVQGHAFAPDTPWQVEMESAFPYIETPDQLAAIADVKADMESQRPMDRLICGDVGYGKTEVAIRAAFKAAQEGKQVMILCPTTILAQQHFTTFSERFAPFGVRVEVLSRFRTAAQQRASIDGFAKGEVEVLIGTHRLLSRDVSPRSLGLVIIDEEQRFGVEHKEYLKNLREQVDILAMSATPIPRTLQMSLSGVRDMSVIDTAPSNRHPVQVYAGQWDENLVASAIKKELDRKGQVYYVSNRVRSIDDALSRVHRAAPDARIGVAHGKMNEKQLESVMEAFSANEYDVLVATTIIESGIDNPHSNTLIIEDSQRLGLSQLYQLKGRVGRSHVRAFAYFLFPSADALTEQAAERLTAIRDNSELGGGIRVAMRDLEIRGAGNLVGPEQSGNMSAVGFDLFVDMLHEAVMEAKGEEVAPTSEVTIDLAVPAYLPEEYAPRMPERVRFYRRIASAADLAEIEAIERDIAETLGPLPEPARNLLDVARIKAMATEAGVTSISLEREKVVMGPLSLSDEQKARVVALRALYFAKQGTVAIPAKCEGSVMRTTLKCLGAILGSIV
- a CDS encoding peptidylprolyl isomerase, with amino-acid sequence MRVFRTVLAGVLAFGLAVGATGCAQEDLAARVNGEGIPIAVIDAQVDRLRETSPQMFEGPDGEARLLEFRQAVLNREIDAILWRQAAEERGVEVTDAQVEERLEQLRAGFVDEAQFEAALSQNGMTLEELNDQLRQELLTTALLAEINQETEVLPEEIQEYYDANKAVQFTEQAAKRASHILFETADRETAERVLAEIRAGGDFAALAEEHSTDTATAVSGGDLGWPTVPFVPEFQQALDALAINQVSDLVETQFGWHIIKAMEQRPERVIPLEEVTEQIEQRILQQRDAEAYQSLLAELRETADIEILIPELQPPAPAEGAEPAPEGGSGQ